Proteins encoded by one window of Arachis ipaensis cultivar K30076 chromosome B04, Araip1.1, whole genome shotgun sequence:
- the LOC107639439 gene encoding phosphatidylinositol:ceramide inositolphosphotransferase 1: MKMSLYIGREASKLWKRASAEAVTEGILLADNWKYLLAGIFCQYLHGLAAHGVHYLHRPGPTLQDTGFFLLPELGLERAYVSETLFTFIFVSFILWTFHPFIFKNKKIYTVLLWCRVLAYLVVCQALRVVTFYSTQLPGPNYHCREGSPSARLPPPKDAIEIITINFPDGLVHGCGDLIFSSHMIFTLVSVITYYRYGTIRFIKQLGWVLAVIQSLLIIASRKHYSVDVVVAWYTVNLVVFFVEKKLPEMPDRMAMTMLPLSTKDKDSWSKEESHKLSMSALVDPSSDRNQRLRSPANGKTTMEDGNALLIADSQ; this comes from the exons ATGAAAATGTCGCTTTACATTGGTCGCGAGGCTTCCAAG CTATGGAAGAGAGCTTCTGCGGAGGCAGTTACAGAGGGAATCCTCCTTGCCGATAATTGGAAGTACCTTCTCGCTGGTATTTTCTGTCAG TACCTTCATGGTTTGGCTGCACATGGAGTTCATTATTTACATAGACCCGGTCCTACATTACAGGATACTGGATTCTTCCTTCTTCCG GAACTTGGCCTCGAGAGAGCTTATGTTAGTGAAACGTTGTTTACCTTTATCTTCGTATCTTTTATCTTG TGGACATTTCACCCATTCATATTCAAGAACAAAAAGATCTACACAGTTCTACTATGGTGCAGGGTTCTAGCTTACTTAGTT GTTTGTCAAGCTCTTCGCGTAGTGACATTTTACTCTACACAGCTTCCTGGTCCAAATTACCATTGCCGCGAG GGATCTCCTTCTGCTAGGCTACCTCCTCCAAAAGATGCCATAGAAATCATAACAATTAATT TTCCTGATGGTTTGGTACATGGCTGTGGAGACTTGATATTTTCATCACACATGATCTTCACTCTTGTCTCGGTTATCACGTATTACAGATATGGCACAATCAG GTTTATTAAGCAGCTAGGGTGGGTTCTTGCAGTAATCCAGAGTCTTTTGATCATTGCATCGCGCAAACATTACTCGGTCGATGTAGTTGTTGCCTG GTACACGGTTAATTTGGTTGTATTTTTTGTTGAGAAGAAATTGCCAG AAATGCCAGATAGAATGGCCATGACCATGCTACCATTGAGCACCAAAGACAAAGATAGCTGGTCAAAAGAAGAGAGCCACAAGTTGAGCATGAGTGCTCTAGTAGACCCTTCATCAGATAGG AATCAGAGGCTGAGATCTCCGGCAAACGGCAAGACCACCATGGAAGACGGCAATGCACTCCTCATTGCTGATTCTCAATGA